A stretch of the Notamacropus eugenii isolate mMacEug1 chromosome 2, mMacEug1.pri_v2, whole genome shotgun sequence genome encodes the following:
- the PSMD3 gene encoding 26S proteasome non-ATPase regulatory subunit 3 — translation MKQEGSARRRGADKAKQPPGGGEQEPPPPPPPPPPPAAPLDVEMKEEAAAAAGGAAGEGEGKVALAERSQRELDTVTLEDIKEHVKQLEKAVSGKEPRFVLRALRMLPSTSRRLNPYVLYKAVLGFFTSCNATRDFLLAFLEEPMDTEADLQFRPRTGKAASAPLLPEVEAYLQLLMVIYLMNSKRYKEAQRVSDDLMQKISTQNRRALDLVAAKCYYYHARVYEFLDKLDVVRSFLHARLRTATLRHDADGQATLLNLLLRNYLHYSLYDQAEKLVSKSVFPEQANNNEWARYLYYTGRIKAIQLEYSEARRTMTNALRKAPQHTAVGFKQTVHKLLIVVELLLGEIPDRLQFRQPSLKRSLMPYFLLTQAVRTGNLAKFNLVLDQFGEKFQADGTYTLIIRLRHNVIKTGVRMISLSYSRISLADIAQKLQLDSPEDAEFIVAKAIRDGVIEASINHEKGYVQSKEMIDIYSTREPQLAFHQRISFCLDIHNMSVKAMRFPPKSYNKDLESAEERREREQQDLEFAKEMAEDDDDSFP, via the exons ATGAAGCAAGAGGGCTCAGCGCGGCGCCGCGGCGCCGACAAGGCGAAGCAGCCGCCCGGCGGGGGAGAGCAAGAGCCGCCGcctcctccgccgccgccgcccccccCGGCCGCCCCCCTGGATGTGGAGATGAAGGaagaggcggcggcggcggccggcGGAGCAGCCGGGGAAGGCGAGGGCAAAGTGGCCTTGGCAGAGCGCTCCCAGCGGGAGCTGGACACAGTCACCTTGGAGG ACATCAAGGAGCATGTGAAGCAGCTGGAGAAGGCTGTGTCAGGCAAGGAGCCCCGCTTTGTACTGAGGGCCCTTCGGATGCTACCTTCCACTTCACGTCGTCTCAACCCCTATGTTCTCTACAAGGCTGTCCTTGGCTTTTTCACCTCCTGTAATGCCACCCGTGATTTCTTACTCGCCTTCTTGGAAGAG CCCATGGATACAGAAGCAGATTTGCAGTTCCGTCCCAGGACAGGAAAAGCTGCCTCAGCCCCTCTCTTACCTGAAGTGGAGGCATATCTCCAGCTTCTCATGGTCATCTACCTGATGAACAGCAAGCGCTACAAAGAG GCACAAAGGGTTTCTGATGACCTCATGCAGAAAATCAGTACCCAGAACCGCCGAGCCCTGGACCTGGTGGCAGCAAAGTGTTATTATTACCATGCCCGTGTCTATGAATTCTTAGACAAGCTGGATGTGGTGCGCAG CTTCCTACATGCCAGGTTACGGACGGCCACTCTTAGGCATGATGCGGATGGCCAAGCCACTCTGCTTAACCTCCTATTGCGAAACTACCTGCATTACAGCCTGTATGACCAGGCTGAGAAACTGGTGTCCAAGTCCGTGTTCCCTGAGCAAGCCAACAACAATGAGTGGGCAAGGTACCTCTACTACACAG GGCGAATCAAAGCCATCCAGCTGGAATACTCAGAGGCCCGAAGAACGATGACCAATGCTTTACGCAAGGCCCCCCAACACACAGCTGTTGGCTTCAAACAGACA GTGCACAAGCTGCTCATTGTGGTGGAGCTACTGCTGGGGGAGATCCCAGACCGACTACAGTTTCGTCAGCCCTCACTCAAGCGCTCCCTCATGCCCTACTTTCTTCTGACCCAAG CTGTCAGGACAGGAAACCTAGCCAAGTTCAACCTGGTTCTGGATCAGTTTGGAGAAAAGTTTCAGGCAGATGGGACCTACACCTTGATCATACGACTGCGACACAATGTAATTAAAACAG GTGTGCGTATGATCAGCCTCTCCTACTCCCGAATCTCCCTGGCTGACATTGCCCAGAAGCTGCAGCTGGATAGCCCAGAGGATGCAGAGTTCATTGTTGCCAAG GCCATCCGAGATGGTGTCATAGAGGCTAGCATCAACCACGAAAAGGGATACGTCCAGTCCAAGGAGATGATTGACATTTATTCTACCCGAGAGCCTCAGTTGGCTTTTCACCAGCGCATCTCCTTCTGTCTAGACATCCACAATATGTCTGTCAAG GCCATGAGGTTCCCTCCCAAATCTTACAACAAGGACCTCGAGTCTGCAGAG GAGCGGCGTGAACGAGAGCAGCAGGATCTGGAGTTTGCTAAGGAGATGGCTGAAGATGACGATGACAGCTTCCCTTGA
- the LOC140528464 gene encoding gasdermin-A-like isoform X1 encodes MTMFENVTRGLARQLNPRGDLTPLDSLIDFQRFHPFCLVLRKRKSTLFWGARYVRTDYTLLDLLQPGTSPSDPSDTGNFSFKKMLDARVEGEVDVPKTVKVKGTAGLSHSSMLEVQSLSVSPKALDDLKERKLVPEHSFLKEIKERGENLYVVMEVVETVKEITLENAGKASGCLSLPFFAPLGLQGSVDHKEAITIPKGCVLAFRVRQLVIKGKDDWDIPHVSNESLKTFPTEEKPEEKIFSFIQTSDISEVPEDFGSLKKEVQSEVHQVDKLSREGQASLLKSLRSLLGKKQDLQDLELSFEEALNKGHPVSLEASPKDIELSRDVVEGILYFLGALTELTEAQHKLLAKSMEMKILPLQLTLVESVMEQNFSRTEEGLFPLKPELLSSLGDEELTFTEALVGLSGLEMQRSGFKYNWDPDTLPQLCALYASLSFIQLLTKHA; translated from the exons ATGACCATGTTTGAAAATGTCACCCGGGGTCTGGCCAGACAGCTCAATCCCCGAGGGGACCTGACCCCCCTGGACAGCCTCATTGACTTCCAGCGTTTCCACCCCTTCTGCCTGGTCctaaggaagaggaagagcacATTATTCTGGGGTGCCCGTTACGTCCGCACTGACTATACCCTCCTAGACCTTCTTCAGCCAGGGACCTCACCTTCAG ATCCATCAGACACCGGaaacttttccttcaagaagaTGCTGGATGCCCGTGTGGAGGGTGAAGTAGATGTCCCCAAAACAgtgaaagtcaaaggaactgcGGGGCTCTCACATAGCAGTATGCTAGAAGTTCAGTCTCTCAGTGTTTCTCCTAAAGCCCTGGACGACTTAAAGGAGAG GAAGCTCGTGCCTGAGCACTCATTCCTAAAGGAGATAAAGGAACGCGGGGAGAACCTGTATGTGGTGATGGAAGTTGTGGAAACTGTGAAGGAGATCACCCTGGAGAATGCTGGGAAAGCTTCAGGATGCTTATCCCTCCCCTTCTTTGCCCCTTTGGGCCTACAG GGGTCCGTAGACCACAAGGAGGCTATCACCATTCCCAAGGGCTGTGTCCTAGCCTTCCGGGTGAGGCAACTGGTAATCAAAGGAAAAGATGACTGGG ACATTCCCCATGTGTCCAATGAGAGCCTGAAAACTTTCCCTACTGAAG AAAAGcctgaagagaaaatattctcct TTATCCAGACATCTGATATTT CTGAAGTTCCAGAAGATTTTGGGTCACTTAAGAAAGAAGTTCAAAGTGAGGTTCATCAGGTGGACAAGTTGAGCAGGGAAGGGCAGGCATCACTGCTCAAGTCCCTCAGAAGCCTTCTGGGAAAGAAACAAGACCTCCAAGACTTAGAGCTCTCG TTTGAAGAAGCCCTCAACAAGGGGCATCCTGTGTCCCTGGAGGCCAGCCCAAAAGACATTGAACTCTCCCGTGatgttgtagaaggaattctGTATTTCCTTGGAGCCTTGACAG AGCTGACTGAAGCCCAACATAAACTACTAGCAAAGTCTATGGAGATGAAGATCTTGCCCCTGCAGCTGACACTG GTGGAGAGTGTTATGGAGCAGAACTTTTCACGCACTGAGGAAGGTTTATTTCCCTTGAAGCCTGAGCTACTATCCTCCCTTGGTGATGAGGAATTGACCTTCACTGAGGCTCTGGTGGGGCTGAGTGGCCTGGAAATGCAGAGATCAGGCTTCAAGTATAACTGGGATCCTGACACACTCCCCCAACTCTGTGCCCTGTATGCCAGTCTCTCCTTCATACAGTTGCTAACCAAGCATGCCTAA
- the LOC140528464 gene encoding gasdermin-A-like isoform X2, translated as MTMFENVTRGLARQLNPRGDLTPLDSLIDFQRFHPFCLVLRKRKSTLFWGARYVRTDYTLLDLLQPGTSPSDPSDTGNFSFKKMLDARVEGEVDVPKTVKVKGTAGLSHSSMLEVQSLSVSPKALDDLKERKLVPEHSFLKEIKERGENLYVVMEVVETVKEITLENAGKASGCLSLPFFAPLGLQGSVDHKEAITIPKGCVLAFRVRQLVIKGKDDWDIPHVSNESLKTFPTEAEVPEDFGSLKKEVQSEVHQVDKLSREGQASLLKSLRSLLGKKQDLQDLELSFEEALNKGHPVSLEASPKDIELSRDVVEGILYFLGALTELTEAQHKLLAKSMEMKILPLQLTLVESVMEQNFSRTEEGLFPLKPELLSSLGDEELTFTEALVGLSGLEMQRSGFKYNWDPDTLPQLCALYASLSFIQLLTKHA; from the exons ATGACCATGTTTGAAAATGTCACCCGGGGTCTGGCCAGACAGCTCAATCCCCGAGGGGACCTGACCCCCCTGGACAGCCTCATTGACTTCCAGCGTTTCCACCCCTTCTGCCTGGTCctaaggaagaggaagagcacATTATTCTGGGGTGCCCGTTACGTCCGCACTGACTATACCCTCCTAGACCTTCTTCAGCCAGGGACCTCACCTTCAG ATCCATCAGACACCGGaaacttttccttcaagaagaTGCTGGATGCCCGTGTGGAGGGTGAAGTAGATGTCCCCAAAACAgtgaaagtcaaaggaactgcGGGGCTCTCACATAGCAGTATGCTAGAAGTTCAGTCTCTCAGTGTTTCTCCTAAAGCCCTGGACGACTTAAAGGAGAG GAAGCTCGTGCCTGAGCACTCATTCCTAAAGGAGATAAAGGAACGCGGGGAGAACCTGTATGTGGTGATGGAAGTTGTGGAAACTGTGAAGGAGATCACCCTGGAGAATGCTGGGAAAGCTTCAGGATGCTTATCCCTCCCCTTCTTTGCCCCTTTGGGCCTACAG GGGTCCGTAGACCACAAGGAGGCTATCACCATTCCCAAGGGCTGTGTCCTAGCCTTCCGGGTGAGGCAACTGGTAATCAAAGGAAAAGATGACTGGG ACATTCCCCATGTGTCCAATGAGAGCCTGAAAACTTTCCCTACTGAAG CTGAAGTTCCAGAAGATTTTGGGTCACTTAAGAAAGAAGTTCAAAGTGAGGTTCATCAGGTGGACAAGTTGAGCAGGGAAGGGCAGGCATCACTGCTCAAGTCCCTCAGAAGCCTTCTGGGAAAGAAACAAGACCTCCAAGACTTAGAGCTCTCG TTTGAAGAAGCCCTCAACAAGGGGCATCCTGTGTCCCTGGAGGCCAGCCCAAAAGACATTGAACTCTCCCGTGatgttgtagaaggaattctGTATTTCCTTGGAGCCTTGACAG AGCTGACTGAAGCCCAACATAAACTACTAGCAAAGTCTATGGAGATGAAGATCTTGCCCCTGCAGCTGACACTG GTGGAGAGTGTTATGGAGCAGAACTTTTCACGCACTGAGGAAGGTTTATTTCCCTTGAAGCCTGAGCTACTATCCTCCCTTGGTGATGAGGAATTGACCTTCACTGAGGCTCTGGTGGGGCTGAGTGGCCTGGAAATGCAGAGATCAGGCTTCAAGTATAACTGGGATCCTGACACACTCCCCCAACTCTGTGCCCTGTATGCCAGTCTCTCCTTCATACAGTTGCTAACCAAGCATGCCTAA